The nucleotide window CCCGTGGACGTCGCGCTCGTCCAGGTCTCCGCGCCGGACCGCAACGGCTTCGTGAGCCTCGGCATCTCGGTGGACATCACCCACAAGGTCCTGCACCACGCCCGGCGGATCATCGCCGAGGTCAACCCGGACATGCCCTTCACCTTCGGCGACTCGGCCGTCCATCTCTCGCGGATCGAGCGGGTCGTGCTCGCCCGACACCCCGTGATGGAGTACACGCACCCGGCGGCCGACGACGTGGCGGAGCAGATCGCCGCGTACATCGCCGGGATCATCGAGGACGGCTCGACGATCCACGTCGGCCTCGGGCGGGTGCCCAACGCCGCGCTCGCCCGGCTGCGCGACCGGCGCGACCTGGGCGTCCACACCGACGTGCTCTCCGACGGCGTGCTCGACCTCATCGAGCGCGGCGTCGTCACCGGCGGCCGCAAGTCGCTGCACCGCGACAAGGTCGTGACCAGCTACGCGCTGGGCTCCCGGCGGCTCTACGACCACGTCTGCCTCAACCCGATGTTCGAGTTCCGGCCGATCGAGTACGTCTGCGACCCGCGGGTCGTCGCGCAGAACGACCGCATGGTGTCGGTCACCCAGGCCTTCGCGATGGACCTCACCGGCCAGGCCTGCATCGACCAGCTCGACGGCGACTTCTACGGCGGCGTCTCGACGCAGCCGCCGTTCCTGCGCGGCGCGGCCCGCTCGCGCGGCGGCAAGCCGATCATCTGCCTGCGCTCGACGACCGAGGACGCGAGCGCCTCGCGCATCCGCCCCCAGCTGGCGCAGGGCGAGGGCGTCGGCATCCCGCGGGCGGACGTCCACTACGTCATCACCGAGTACGGCGTCGCCTACCTCTTCGGCAAGTCGATCCGCGAGCGGGCGCTCTCGCTCATCGAGATCGCCGACCCCGACCAGCGGGAGTGGCTGCTCGAGGAGGCCAAGCGGCTGGGGTACCTGCCGGCACAGCAGACGGTCAAGAACCGGCACGAGTACCGCATCGACGAGGAGCGGCACCTGACGCTCAAGAACGGCCGCGCGCTCTACATCCGCCCGGCACGGGCGAGCGACGTCGAGAAGCTGCGGGAGCTCTTCCACGCGATGAGCGAGCAGAACGTGTACACGCGCTTCTTCCAGCGGCTCAAGACCCTGAGCTATGGCGACGCGCAGCAGCTGTGCAACGTGAACTTCGAGGACGAGGTGGCGTTCCTCGCGGTGGCCGGCGAGCGCGAGCGCGAGGACATCGTCGGCAGCGGCTGCTACTACGTCGACCACGCGACGAACCTCGCGGAGGCCGGCTTCATGGTCGCCGAGGCCTGGCAGGGGACGGGGCTGGGCTCGGCGCTGCAGCAGCGGATGAGGGAGCACGCGCTGCGCTGCGGGGTGCTCGGCTTCAAGTACGAGATCCTGCGCAGCAACGGGCCGATGATCGCGCTCGCCCAGCGCGGCGGCGACCAGGTCAGCGTCTCCTGGACCGAGGACACCTGCGAGGTCAGGGCGTACTTCCGCCACGCGCCGCGCGGCGGCGCCGGCTGACAGCGCCGGCGCGTTGACTTTGCCCGCCACCGATGCCATACAGTCCTCCCGGGAGGGGGGGGACGGTGGACATCAAGACGCTTGACGGCCTGCTGCGGGCCGGCGTGACCCACGGGGTGAGCGACCTGCACTTCCGGCCGGGGGCCCCGCCGCTGTTCCGCCTCAACGGCACGATGACGCCGGTCAAGTTCGATCGCCTGCTGCCGTCGAACACCGAGGCCATCGCCGGCCATTTCCTGGCGGCCCTCGGCGACCGGATGGACCTCAAGGAGATCCAGGAGTACGACACGAGCTACTCGATCCCGGGCGTGGCGCGCTTCCGCGTCAACATCTACCGCCAGCGCGGCTCGCTGGCGATCGTCGCGCGGCTCATCCCCACGGAGATCCCGACGGTCGAGTCCCTCGGGCTCCCGGCGGTGCTCAACAGGATCGCCGCCGAGGAGCGCGGCCTGGTGCTGGTGACCGGCGCCACGGGCTCCGGCAAGTCCACGACGCTGGCGGCGATGATCAACCTCGTCAACAACACGCGCCCCTGCCACATCCTCACCATCGAGGACCCCATCGAGTTCCTGCACCAGAACCGCAAGGCCACGGTGAGCCAGCGCGAGATCGGCCCGGACACGAAGAACTACGTCGTCGGGCTGCGCGCCGCGCTGCGCCAGGACCCGGACGTGATCCTCGTCGGCGAGATGCGCGACGCCGAGTCCACCGACATCGCCCTCAAGGCCGCCGAGACGGGGCACCTCGTCTTCTCGACCGTGCACACGACCGACGCCGCCAAGACGATCGGCCGGATCATGAGCCTCTTCCCCGCGGACGAGCAGCTCTTCGTGCGCAACCGCCTCGCGGACAACCTCAAGGCGACGATCTCGCAGCGGCTGATCCCGCGGGTCGACGGCAAGGGGCGCGTGGTGGCGATGGAGGTCATGATCGTGACGCAGACCGTCCAGGAGTACGTCCGCGACATCAACCGCACCGAGGGGCTCAAGGACGTGATCGAGAAGGGCCGGCAGCAGTACGGCATGCAGTCCTTCGACCAGCACCTCACGGATCTCTACCGGGCGGGGGCGGTCACGCTGCAGACGGCCATCCACGCCGCGACCAACCCGAGCGACTTCGAGCGCGCGCTGAACTTCGAGTAGGGGCGTTCTAGGACGGGGGCAGGACGCGGTAGAGGACGAAGTCGCCCCCGCGCGGCCGCGTCTCCCGCGGGACTCCCCGCCGCGTGCCGAGGATGGTGGACGACGCGAGGGGCAGGGAGCCGACCGGGGCGAGACCGGGCGGCGGCTGCTCGCCGGCGCGTCCCTCGGTGAGGAACAGCACCTCGGCCCCCCCTTTCGCCCGCCGTCGCATCAGCCCCAGCAGCCGCTCGCGGCGCCGCTCGTTCGGGCCCCCCAGCTCGTAGGCCTTGCGCCCGAGCACGAAGCGGGCCGCGGCCGCGAAGCCGGGCTGGTCGCTGTAGAGCTCCGCGTCGGGCGGGACGACGGCGGCGAGACGGCGGCTCCAGTCGACGAGGCCGGGCCACTCCCGCTCGCGCGCCATCGCGCCGATGGCTCCGGCATTGAGAGCGACGGCCGCCACGACGAGGGCGGCAGCGGCGGCCGCGAGCACCCTCGGGTTCCCCCGCGGCCGGCGCGCGAGGGACGCCGCAGCGGCCGCGATCCCGACGCTCGCCAGCGGCACGACCGCGGGCACGAAGCGCCGGCTGACCCACATCAGGAAGTGGTCGTGGAAGACGTCCAGCGTGAGGACGACCAGCGCCGCCGAAGAGGCCGCCAGCCACGCCGACTCCCACAAGCCCCGGCGCGTCACGACGAGGGCGCAGACGCCGCCGACGGCCGCGACGAGCCCGAGCGCGCCGAGCACGTCCACGAGGTACAGCATGTTCACCGACTCCGGCCCGGAGAGCAGCGCGAAGATGCCCTGGAACGGCAGACCGTCGCTGAGCAACCGGAACAGGTGGCCGACGCGCCCGCCGCCGGCGAGCCGCGGGCGGACGAGCCAGCCGAAGAGCACCCAGGAGCAGAGGGCGGCGGCCGCCGCGACCCGCAGCGCCGTCTCCCGTCGCGAGATCGCCTCCCTGAAGCGGCGCCCCGCCGCGCTGCGGCGCAGGAGCAGGAGCGCCGCGAGGCCGAGGGCGGCGGCGATGGATGCCGCGCCGACGAGGCCGCCGACAGGCTGGTAGTACGGGGAGAAGGCCCGCTGGTGCACGGAGGACTGGCACCAGAGGACGCCCGTCGTGCCGAGGGCGAGGAGCACCGGGCGCGACTTCCCCGCCGGCCCCATCCCCCAGAGCAGCACGACCGCGAGCGGGACCAGGAACATGACCGAGTCGTAACGCGCCAGCGCCGCCATCCCGAGCGAGGCGCCCGCCAGCGGGGCGAGCGCCGGCTCCGGGTCGTCCTCCCGCAACGCCGCCGCCAGCAGCGCCATGCCGCCGAGGAGGAAGAGCTGGGTCGCCATCTCGGCGGTCGGGAATTTCGCCTGCCGCAGCTGCGCCGTGCCGAGCGCGTGCACCAGCGCGGCAGCCAGCGCCCAGCGGCGCCCGAGCAGCATCGCGGCCAGCGCGTAGAGCGCGATGACCGCGGCCACGTTCAGCAGCGGGTTGACCGCCAGCGCGGCGCGGACGCCGCCGATCGCCCAGGCGACGGCCATCAGGCTGGGGTAGAGGTGATAGAACTGCGGCGCGAGACGGCCGTCGGGCAGCTCGAACATCCCCTGGAAGGGCATGTACACCTGCCCAAGCTTGCGGAAGAGCAGCTGGCGCCCGTCCTTGCCGAAGGTGGCGAGGTCCGGCGCGTCGATCCGCAGCGAGCCCGAGCGCGCCACGGCCGCCGCCGTGTGGACGTAGACGCCGGGGTCCTGGCCGCCGAGAAGCGTCTCGTCCGGCGGCAGGGTCAGCAGCAGCGTCGCGCAGGCGATCGCGACCGCGGCGACGTCCTCGGGCTCTATCGCGCGCGTCCCGTCCGGGCGGCCCCGCCGCAGCCAGCGGAAGCAGAGGGCCGCGACGACGGGGAACACCGCGATGGGGACGATCGCGGTGAAGTGGCCCAGCTCCGCGAGCGTAAGCGCAGTCCAGCTCGTCGCGGCAAGGCCGGCGAGCCCCGAAGCGGCCGCCGCCGCAGCCAGGCGCACGTCAGCGTCCCGCCGGGGAGGAACCTCCCCGGCATCTGTGGATCCTCGGGCACGGCGGTGTCATCGGAGGGGAATGTAGCACAGCGCCCGCTCCCCGCTGGACCACGTGGATCCGCCGCGCCAGCCCTCAGAGCCCCTTGCGTTCCAGCCACCGCAGGAACAACACCCCGGCGGCGACGAACGGCACGATGATCACCCAGGCGTTGACGTGCAGCACCTGCGGCAGTGTCAGCGGCCCGAAGAAGCCGCAGGCGAGCAGGTTGTTCTCCAGCGCCGGGAAGATCTCGGCGAAGAACGCGGCACCGCAGAGCATGCCCAGCATGCCGTAGAACGCGTCGTGATGCCCTTCGCCGAGCGCGGCGAAGGCGGTCCCGGGGCAGTAGCCGAGCAGGGGCCACCCGAGGCCGAAGACGAAGCCGCCGACGGCGTTCGCGCCGAGCACCGTCGGGAGCACCTGGATGCGGTCGGCGCCGAGATCCCGCAGCGCATAGATCGCCACCATGCCCGTGAGCACGGCCGAGAACATGAACTTGACAATCGTCATGTCCAGCAGCCGCAGGCAGCCGACCTGCTTCTCGTAGCGCGCCACGCGGGCCTTCTGGAGGAGGACGCCGAAGAGCGCCCCGAAGATCAGACCGGAAGCGGCGCCGGTCATGGCCGTGCGCCCTGGCCGCGGTAGAGCAGCCTGGCCGAGACGATGCCGCCCGCGAAGATCCCGGCGAGGGTCACCATGCCGCCGACCGAAAGCTGGAGCGAACCGCTCAGCCCGTGGCCGCTCGTTCAGCCGCCGGCGATGCGCGCCCCGACGAGCATGACGAAGCCGCCGGCGAACGCGGCGGCGGCGCGCAGG belongs to bacterium and includes:
- a CDS encoding GNAT family N-acetyltransferase, with amino-acid sequence MTVDFGPYADRLCTAEEAARTIRSGSRLFIGTACATPRALIGALEALREPPEDVTIYSFLTNGAIPLKDGRPASRYRHACFFVGSDTREAVRAGAADYVPLSLFQLPYLLENHRFPVDVALVQVSAPDRNGFVSLGISVDITHKVLHHARRIIAEVNPDMPFTFGDSAVHLSRIERVVLARHPVMEYTHPAADDVAEQIAAYIAGIIEDGSTIHVGLGRVPNAALARLRDRRDLGVHTDVLSDGVLDLIERGVVTGGRKSLHRDKVVTSYALGSRRLYDHVCLNPMFEFRPIEYVCDPRVVAQNDRMVSVTQAFAMDLTGQACIDQLDGDFYGGVSTQPPFLRGAARSRGGKPIICLRSTTEDASASRIRPQLAQGEGVGIPRADVHYVITEYGVAYLFGKSIRERALSLIEIADPDQREWLLEEAKRLGYLPAQQTVKNRHEYRIDEERHLTLKNGRALYIRPARASDVEKLRELFHAMSEQNVYTRFFQRLKTLSYGDAQQLCNVNFEDEVAFLAVAGEREREDIVGSGCYYVDHATNLAEAGFMVAEAWQGTGLGSALQQRMREHALRCGVLGFKYEILRSNGPMIALAQRGGDQVSVSWTEDTCEVRAYFRHAPRGGAG
- a CDS encoding type IV pilus twitching motility protein PilT, which produces MDIKTLDGLLRAGVTHGVSDLHFRPGAPPLFRLNGTMTPVKFDRLLPSNTEAIAGHFLAALGDRMDLKEIQEYDTSYSIPGVARFRVNIYRQRGSLAIVARLIPTEIPTVESLGLPAVLNRIAAEERGLVLVTGATGSGKSTTLAAMINLVNNTRPCHILTIEDPIEFLHQNRKATVSQREIGPDTKNYVVGLRAALRQDPDVILVGEMRDAESTDIALKAAETGHLVFSTVHTTDAAKTIGRIMSLFPADEQLFVRNRLADNLKATISQRLIPRVDGKGRVVAMEVMIVTQTVQEYVRDINRTEGLKDVIEKGRQQYGMQSFDQHLTDLYRAGAVTLQTAIHAATNPSDFERALNFE
- a CDS encoding DUF6691 family protein, with the translated sequence MTGAASGLIFGALFGVLLQKARVARYEKQVGCLRLLDMTIVKFMFSAVLTGMVAIYALRDLGADRIQVLPTVLGANAVGGFVFGLGWPLLGYCPGTAFAALGEGHHDAFYGMLGMLCGAAFFAEIFPALENNLLACGFFGPLTLPQVLHVNAWVIIVPFVAAGVLFLRWLERKGL